From the Schistocerca nitens isolate TAMUIC-IGC-003100 chromosome 10, iqSchNite1.1, whole genome shotgun sequence genome, the window AGCACCGATATCTTATTTTTTCTTGGTTTTAGGAGAGGTGGACTGAAACACACTTGATGCAGACATCAAATTCTCTATGTATTGGCCCAACACTTGGTTCTCTGAACGGAGCTTCAGATTTTCTTCCTTTACGCTATCAACACGCTGAGAGAGATCGTCTAGCGTGTTTTGCAACTCCAAAACTTGAGAAATTAGTCGTGCTTTCTCTTCTTGCTCATCTGGACTTATATCTGGATCCAGACTGTTCGGTCCTGGGCTGCTACTTCCGTTAGTAAAAGATGAAGGAATTGAATCCAAACTGCGACCTCGTACCATTGCATCTGAATTATGAGAAATATCCGCAGTTTCTGTGTCATCGGGTAAAACGGCTTGTGGATCGTCGTCAGCGAGTGGAATGTTATTCATTTCGTCTTGCATTTTTGTTAGTGGCGATTTAGCACTCAGTGGAGAAACACGGAGCATTCAAGTGCTGTTGCAAAACGATATTATGTGTTTAAACAACGGTAATAACTTGTGTTGTTTTAAATTCACTCAAGAGTAGAATATTTAAATAACATTCCTCTTTTGACAGATCAAACTTTACGCATGCACCATATTAGTCATACGTCAGTGGTATTATTAGCGAAAAGTTCAACGTGTTTGATAGTCAGAGATTTTATACAAGTTCAAAACAAAcctgatttttttttagtatttgttttcctCTCAACACGAAGATAAGGTGTACAACTTGTAGACATATCTTGTATTATAAAATAAATTGATGAGCCATTGGCATTTATGTAGGCGTAAAGTACTTTCTTCAGTAAAATTTATACGGAAGTCGAAGACAGTACACTTTGGTGTTGATGACGTCATACTGTGCGCTCTACTTTTTCGCCATCGTTCATTGGTTGAATGATGTATGATCAGCAACAGGAATGCGCGCGTGTATGAACACAGGATAGAAACCTTCGAAATTATTAGTTATTTCATACATCTCCTCTGCATGAGACAAAACTTAAAGTCAGGTATTGTTTCAAAAACGTTGTGATGTCATTCAAAAATCTTTTCTTGTATGCTATGTCGTCACAGATTTGAAAGAGTAACTGATGCTCCAAATAATGTGTGTTATTGAAATCCAGTTCCATTACGAATCAACCACGAGGATgtatgtttcatttatgtttttttcgtttttttcattTAGTCTATTGATATTCCgcaaaatacacaactagtgggtcaAAATTACATAAAGATGATGCATACATTTAGGGCGCACAGCACTACTTTAACTAGCAACCTAATACAGGGGCTAGCTAAACACTCGCTGGTTCTCCCGCGTTTGCATAGTAATTACAACGGAAACAATTTTATAAACACGTATGTTAGGACTACTGAAAGATTATTGTATTAAAaggtctgtttcttcttctatgcagTTCTGACAAAACTGTGTTGTCGTGGAGACTTAAATGCTTTCTTTACGTTAATTACGGTGAAAAGTTTAGTAGGTGTTGCAGTTTGCGAAGAAGCATGGACTTTTTCGGATGCCCTGGCCAATTTGGTAGCTGGAGTCTGGGCTTCTCctaatcctgccttttgagttaTTGTGGTGGTATTTCCATAGAAATTTTCATCCCATGGCACGTATTTCTCTATTTCTGTGCAACAAGTCAAATATCATTTTTCACAGATTTagttttaatgtaacaaaatattttcataaaaaatttcatccccAATTTCTCctctttaggggttgaatttccagaaacgctAAAATACGAGTTTTTATATTTGTAaacgagaagccaaatacaaagttTCGTAGATATAGCTTCAAAAACGCTTCCGTAATGAAATATTTGCGTGAagctttcatcccttatttcacctcCTCAGGAGTtgtatttccaaaaacactgaaacacctttttttttttttttttttaccgagaagtcaaataccattttTCTTAGAGATAGCTTTAAAGATGGTTTAGTAGTTCTTCAATAACAACTTGAGAAATGTTCACCCACTGTATCACCCCCTTAGATGTTGAATTTCCGAAAACGCTAACAcagttttttcttttcctttctgaccgagaaaccaaatacggTATCAATCACAGTAGTTCTAGCAGAAAAATAGCCTTAGtagcaacatttttttcaaaaaaccTTGTAACCTCTATTTCCCTCTCTTACGAGTGGAATACTGAATAATCCCTTCTTAAATAATGCCTAGAGTATAAGATTAATTCCCTCTccatatttcaagtttctatccatagCAGTTTGGGCTGAGtggtgatgagtcagtgaatcagtcaggactctttcatatacacacatcaaaaaaagttttgcataccccggttcccagaactcctgaggatagacgttgactgtggatattgtatcacagacacagtctctttgactgttcagagatgtcgctaaacccaccaaaagatgtaaacaaccatgcatgagcaacgcctattagatggaggaggtccgacagccgatcagttccagtcattccaccaggaaggaggtacacagttcaTGTTGTCtctaattcaaccatgcctagccgGCCATTACCATGGCTCAATCACGTCCGCATTATTAccttttgccaggaagggctctcaacaagggatgtgtccaggtgtctcagagtgaaccaaagcgaatgctgttcggacatggaggagatacagacagacaggaactgttgatgacaagccttgctcaggccacccaagggctactactgcagtggatggccattACGTATGGATTATGTcttggaggaaccttgacagcaatgccacaatgttgaataatgctttttgtgcagccacaggacgtcgtgttacgactcaaactgtggacaataggctgcatgatgcgtaacttcactcccgacgtccgtagcgaggtccatctttgcaaccacgacaccatgcagcgcagtacagatgggcctgacaacatgtcgaatggaccactcaggattgacatcacattttcttcaccaatgagtgtcgcatatgccttcaaccaggcaatagttggaaacgtgtttggaggcaacccggtcagactgaacgccttagacacactgcccagcgagtgcagcaagatggaggttccctgctgttttgggttggcattttgTGAGGCCgatgtatgctgctggtggtcatggaatgcaccataatggctatacgatacgtgaataccatcctccagcTGATAGTgcaactggtagaaactgacctcagtTTGGGTCCTGGAGAAATACAGCAACATTTGAGGGATtatggaagtgtccgattccacccgtctgcattgacccatgacgtcatcaatatggcggaaatggctattctaagtgtctccaatatggcgccaatgatgtcactacatacacatggcaacaaacacgaaaatacgtataaataagacaataacatctccctcctaAAGTACAATCAAACTAACGGGCAACTGCAGGAAACTAGGGGTTTTAGGGAGgtgacaagctaaatataacagtaaaaaaaaacacaccatgatcccaaaacacacaaaatgacgaaaaaaaattacaaagtttaCAGGAATCAGACACTTACCTTGAACTATAGAGGTCAACCGCAGCtaacgataccaaaacaccaacgctTACAGCAAAAACTAcagaaattggaatcagacatttcccttgaccgcAGCTGACGATACCGAAACACCAATACCTACAAATAAAACTATGAAAATTAGAATTGGTCATTTCccttgatctatataggtcaacaaaaccaaaatcacacacacacacacacacacacacacacgcgcgcgcgcgcgcgtgcaagGAGAGGGTGCCATCAAACACAACaagacgacacctacaaacacaacTAACTCATAAACTCCGCGCCTTAATGATGTCACACACCATAACACCTTTAtgccatgggtcaaagcagatgggtggaatcggacgcttacaTTGAcccacatgtgaggcaatacttactTTACAACACGttttaaaagataggttaaggaatggcaaacctacttttatagcttttgtagcttgggagaaaggttttgacagtgctgactggaataccctctttgaaattctgaaggtagcagaggtaacaCACAGGGAGCTAAAGGTTGTATGCAGCTCGTACACAAACCAGATGTGGTTGATGATGTGAGACACTATTGTactctatccctgatgttattcaatatggaCATTgggtaaacagtaaaggaaaccaaagaaaaatttggagaaggaattaaagttcagggaaaatacATAAAATCAttgacatttgctgatgacattgtaattcgtcagagacagcaaaggacttggaagagcagttgaatgggatgtacagtgtcttgagaggaagatataaaatgaacattaaaaaaagaaaaaccaggtaatggaatgtagttatgCGATGCTGAAGAATTAAATTAGGAACTGAGacgttaaaagtagtagatgagttttgctctttgggcagtaaaatatctgatgatgaggaaagtagggaggttataaaatgtagactggcaatggctagaaaagcacttctgaagagaaatttgttaatatcgaatttagatttaaaggttaggaagccttttctgaaggtatctatctgtgtgaaaatgaaatgttGTTGATAAAAAGTTCAGATGAGAAGGAAATAGAAGctgttggaatgtggtgctacagaagaatgctgcagattagatgggtatgttttgtaacaaatgaggaggtactgagtaggactgGGGAAAAAAAAGATCTGTGGCACAACTGCACTAAAAGAAGAGttaggttgataggacatgttctgagacatcaagggatcacatatttagtattagagggaagtgtcAGGGGCAAAAATGCTAGAGGGTGTctgaaagatgaatacagtaagcagttcaaaaggatgcaggttgcaataaTTATTTAGAGATAAAGTCATCTTGAGATTAAGACAAGATTATTCAGTGtggaaatttttgtgtgtatgGTTAAATTAACCCAGAGCTATTTAAAAGGTTTCTGTTGTTGATTTCATATAGATTTGAGGCCAtcaatacaaacaataaataattttagtgCTGATGGGAAGGTCATTTCAAGTCAAGTTGATCATGGGTCCCAGCTCTACCACTTCTAAATCTAATGAAATTTTATGTGAAGGTTCCACAATATCTTGAATGTACAAGATCTCAGATCAATATGTTGTTTGGTTCCATTTCTACAGCCACTTGAAGATAGGAGGCCCCAAGTTTGCACAACCTACATGCGTGTCAAAGGGCTGACTTGGATAACTTTTATGAAAGGTGCTCATAACTTAAAAGCCATAGCATTTGTATAGTTAAACAAATTTTTGTGCTGAAGAAGCATATATtactgattagatttttaaattaaTCTGGTGACACTCCGTAAAAAGCAGTATAATCATAATTTTGTGGACAGATTGATCCAAGAATAGGTAATATGACGTGCAGTCATGCTGTCTTCTTGCACTTTTTGTACAATAGCCTCTGTCCTTCTCTAACTAGTCTATACACTGGCAGATTTGATGAAAAATTTTGGGTAGTTTTCCTGGGTCTGTACTTCAACTGTATGTTCTTTAATCTTTTTTATCTTGATATataactcccctcccccctcccaaaaaaagagAACTCTTTAAGTTTAACTATGTAGTTTAATTTTTGACCCATGCCTGCTTATAGCTGGAAATGGTCACTCAAAGTTATTACTTTTCATACACATTGGATGTGTTTGAATGTGACAATGAGTAAACAGAAAGTAAAATCAGTGAAAACTGCTTTTATATCAATAAAAAGACAAGTGTAGTTATGTGGAAACCAACTTCCAAGTTACCatcagcaataaataaatgaaaaaccatGCCCACTTATTGATGAAATTATCAACAAAAGTTTTTGTAAATTAATCTGTGATGAAATTTCATACAACGTTATTTAAAACAGTGTAGAAAACATTGTTgaatatgttgcgaagacattgtAGGACATATTTTAAATCTTGATATGTCTCAAAAAATAGGCCTCTAAGCTTCAGAAGCCAAATAGTTAAAGATCTGAAGAGTGTGCAACAGTGGTTTTACGCTAATAAGTTAACactcaatttaaataaaacaaattacatacagtatGATAAAGTAAATGAGAAGGATGATCAGCATTTATT encodes:
- the LOC126209897 gene encoding short coiled-coil protein B, translated to MLRVSPLSAKSPLTKMQDEMNNIPLADDDPQAVLPDDTETADISHNSDAMVRGRSLDSIPSSFTNGSSSPGPNSLDPDISPDEQEEKARLISQVLELQNTLDDLSQRVDSVKEENLKLRSENQVLGQYIENLMSASSVFQSTSPKTKKK